A region from the Desulfomonile tiedjei genome encodes:
- a CDS encoding outer membrane lipoprotein carrier protein LolA, translated as MRRILTVWLMLLMLAASSDANAQTEPRSVDEVVTKVKEVYSRGCCFRATFNQVTVNVAMDLKDFFDGTIYVKKPGLIALDVESPERQKVVLKGRSYAIYFPQDGTAARGEVPPEIDVEHFFGFFANIGDMERNFSIQFPSRIMDKDEKLIFLELADKKNPRSTFRIMLGVDFNLFTIRRAIVYDALGNYNRFDLSNITFLPSIPEERFEVVPGDLEKTDLPLIPSMKDSGR; from the coding sequence TTGAGACGTATCCTGACGGTTTGGCTCATGTTGCTCATGTTGGCCGCCTCATCGGATGCCAATGCCCAGACCGAGCCGCGCTCGGTGGACGAAGTGGTGACGAAGGTGAAAGAGGTCTACTCGCGGGGCTGCTGCTTTAGGGCCACCTTCAACCAAGTTACCGTTAATGTCGCGATGGACCTGAAAGATTTCTTTGACGGCACTATATATGTGAAAAAGCCGGGACTCATAGCCCTGGATGTGGAATCTCCCGAACGGCAGAAAGTGGTCCTGAAGGGCCGCTCCTATGCAATATATTTTCCTCAGGACGGAACCGCGGCCCGCGGGGAAGTTCCCCCTGAAATCGATGTGGAGCATTTTTTCGGATTCTTTGCGAACATTGGGGACATGGAAAGAAACTTTTCCATTCAGTTCCCGTCCAGAATAATGGACAAGGATGAAAAGCTGATCTTCCTTGAACTGGCGGACAAGAAAAACCCTCGAAGCACTTTCAGAATAATGCTGGGGGTTGATTTCAACCTGTTTACTATAAGGCGGGCCATCGTTTACGACGCGCTGGGAAATTACAACCGCTTCGATCTTTCCAATATCACCTTTCTTCCTTCGATTCCCGAGGAACGTTTTGAAGTGGTTCCAGGCGACTTGGAAAAGACCGACCTTCCCCTCATACCATCCATGAAAGACAGTGGCCGATAA